CAGTGTTTATACTAAAAAAAATGGTAACTATAGCAAGCAATGAAAACGATATTGTATTTGATCCATTCATGGGAGTTGGCTCAACAGGAGTTGCTGCACTCGAACTAAATAGGAAGTTTATAGGTTTTGAATTGGATGAAAATTATTTTCAAGCTGGAAAAAAACGAATAATGGAGTATAAAAAAGATGTGCCAAATTTATAATCAAGAAACTTCATTAAAGCCATTGATTAAGTGGCCTGGTGGAAAAGAGAAAGAATTAGAGTTTATTTTTTCTAATGCTCCAACGAAAATAAATAATTATTACGAGCCTTTTGTTGGTGGAGGTTCAGTATTTATGGCGTTTAATGCAAACAATTTTTTCATCAATGATAAATCAAATGAATTAATAAATCTCTATCAATTTATCTCAAAAAATGATTCTACATTTTATAGCTGGGCTAATGGAATTGAAACCGCATGGAAAGACACTTTAAGTTATGCAAATTCTACAAATTTAGAATCTTTTTTTATCAGTTTTAGAAATAATGAGATTGATGTTAAAGAATTAAAAAACAGAATTGAAAATTTTGTAAAAGAAAATGAGCAAAATATTTTAAATAATTTACCGGACTTTTTTACTATGAATAAAAATATATTCATCTCAGAAGTTAAAGTAAATCTTACAAGGAAATTTCAAAGAATGAAAAAAATAGAAACTGAAAAATGGGTTTTGCCTGATGAAGATGTAAAAGCGAATATCGAAACAGCTTTTATGAGTGCACTGTATATGTACTTTAGAAATTTATACAATGACAAGGGAATTCAAAAGAATAAAGAACTATACACTGCAATTTTTCTTTTTATTCGTAATTATACATACAGCGGAATGTTCAGATATAATAACGCTGGAGAATTTAATGTGCCTTATGGTGGTACAAGTTATAATTCAAAAACCTTAAATAGTAAATTTAATTATTATCAATCTGAAAAAGTATTAAATAAATTTGCGCATACAATAATTGAGAATTTGGATTTTGAAGATTTTTTCAGAAAAAATGTACCTCAAGAAAACGATTTTATCTTTTTAGACCCGCCATACGATTCTGAATTTAGCACTTATGCGCAAAATAATTTTACAAGAGCAGACCAAGTCAGACTTGCAAATTATTTGTACACCAAGTGTAAGGCAAGATGGATGATGATTATTAAGGCAACTCCATATATTTTATCTTTATATGAAAACAAAGGGTTAAATATAAAACAATTTGATAAAACTTACACTGTAAGTTTTATGAATAGAAACGATAAGAAAGCAGAGCATCTTATAATTATGAATTATAATGATAAACAAGGCAAATTGTTTGCATAATGAACTATAACTGCCTGTTTTATCAACACACCCATAATACCCTCACACTCTATTCAATTCCTGCATCATTGCAGGGCGCCGCCGATAGGCGCTGCGGAATTCCGCGATAAGCGT
This Treponema socranskii subsp. buccale DNA region includes the following protein-coding sequences:
- a CDS encoding DNA adenine methylase is translated as MCQIYNQETSLKPLIKWPGGKEKELEFIFSNAPTKINNYYEPFVGGGSVFMAFNANNFFINDKSNELINLYQFISKNDSTFYSWANGIETAWKDTLSYANSTNLESFFISFRNNEIDVKELKNRIENFVKENEQNILNNLPDFFTMNKNIFISEVKVNLTRKFQRMKKIETEKWVLPDEDVKANIETAFMSALYMYFRNLYNDKGIQKNKELYTAIFLFIRNYTYSGMFRYNNAGEFNVPYGGTSYNSKTLNSKFNYYQSEKVLNKFAHTIIENLDFEDFFRKNVPQENDFIFLDPPYDSEFSTYAQNNFTRADQVRLANYLYTKCKARWMMIIKATPYILSLYENKGLNIKQFDKTYTVSFMNRNDKKAEHLIIMNYNDKQGKLFA